From the genome of Amycolatopsis sp. NBC_01488, one region includes:
- a CDS encoding OsmC family protein encodes MSLTDVIEGTRKAVDADPHNAAVSFSVANDLKPGTKTEVEVKVRDHSFTVDEPPALGGTDHAANPVEFALAALGSCQVITYQFWAAKRGIPLDSVKVTVDGDLDLHGFFGFSFNTRPGFGDVRVSVELEGPASRERYEELKREVDEHCPVLDLFRNETPVSTKLT; translated from the coding sequence ATGTCGCTGACCGACGTCATCGAAGGCACCCGCAAGGCCGTCGACGCGGACCCGCACAACGCCGCCGTCTCCTTCAGCGTGGCCAACGACCTCAAGCCCGGGACCAAGACCGAGGTCGAGGTCAAGGTGCGCGACCACAGCTTCACCGTCGACGAGCCGCCGGCGCTCGGCGGGACCGACCACGCGGCCAACCCCGTCGAGTTCGCGCTCGCCGCCCTCGGGTCCTGCCAGGTCATCACCTACCAGTTCTGGGCGGCGAAACGCGGCATCCCGCTCGACTCCGTCAAGGTCACCGTCGACGGCGACCTCGACCTGCACGGCTTCTTCGGCTTCTCCTTCAACACCCGCCCCGGTTTCGGGGACGTGCGGGTGTCCGTCGAACTGGAGGGTCCGGCGAGCCGGGAGCGCTACGAAGAGCTCAAGCGCGAGGTCGACGAGCACTGCCCGGTGCTCGACCTCTTCCGCAACGAGACCCCGGTCAGCACGAAACTGACCTGA
- a CDS encoding adenylosuccinate synthase translates to MPAIVLIGAQWGDEGKGKATDLMGDRVQWVVRYQGGNNAGHTVVLPNGENFALHLIPSGILTPGVTNVIGNGVVVDPGVLLDELSGLEARDVDTSKLLISADAHLIMPYHVAIDKVTERYLGSRKIGTTGRGIGPCYQDKIARVGVRVQDLLDEKIFRQKVEAALEFKNQVLVKVYNRKALDANEVVDEVLAAGEKFAHRIADTRLQLNQALERGETVLLEGSQGTLLDVDHGTYPFVTSSNPTSGGASAGSGIGPGRITTVLGILKAYTTRVGSGPFPTELHDESGEYLRKQGGEFGVTTGRSRRTGWFDAVIARYAVRVNGITDYFLTKLDVLSGLEKVPVCVGYEVDGFRTQDMPMTQTDVHHAIPIYEEHPGWFEDISACRTFEELPANARAYVERLEELSGARISAIGVGPGREQTIVRHEFV, encoded by the coding sequence ATGCCGGCCATCGTGCTCATCGGTGCCCAATGGGGGGACGAAGGCAAGGGCAAGGCCACCGACCTGATGGGTGACCGGGTCCAGTGGGTCGTCCGCTACCAGGGTGGCAACAACGCCGGTCACACGGTGGTCCTGCCGAACGGCGAGAACTTCGCCCTGCACCTCATCCCGTCCGGCATCCTCACCCCCGGCGTGACGAACGTCATCGGCAACGGCGTGGTGGTCGACCCCGGCGTGCTGCTCGACGAGCTGTCCGGCCTCGAAGCGCGGGACGTCGACACGTCCAAGCTGCTGATCTCGGCCGACGCGCACTTGATCATGCCGTACCACGTGGCCATCGACAAGGTCACCGAGCGCTACCTCGGCAGCCGCAAGATCGGCACCACCGGCCGCGGGATCGGCCCCTGCTACCAGGACAAGATCGCCCGCGTCGGCGTCCGCGTGCAGGACCTGCTCGACGAGAAGATCTTCCGGCAGAAGGTCGAAGCCGCGCTGGAGTTCAAGAACCAGGTGCTGGTGAAGGTCTACAACCGCAAGGCCCTCGACGCGAACGAGGTCGTCGACGAGGTGCTGGCGGCCGGCGAGAAGTTCGCGCACCGCATCGCCGACACGCGCCTGCAGCTCAACCAGGCCCTCGAACGCGGTGAAACCGTGCTGCTGGAGGGGTCACAGGGCACGCTGCTCGACGTCGACCACGGCACCTACCCGTTCGTGACGTCGTCGAACCCGACGTCCGGCGGCGCGAGCGCGGGCTCCGGCATCGGCCCGGGCCGGATCACCACGGTGCTCGGCATCCTCAAGGCGTACACCACCCGCGTCGGCTCGGGCCCGTTCCCGACCGAGCTGCACGACGAGTCCGGCGAGTACCTGCGCAAGCAGGGCGGCGAGTTCGGCGTCACCACGGGCCGATCGCGGCGCACCGGCTGGTTCGACGCGGTGATCGCGCGCTACGCGGTGCGCGTCAACGGCATCACCGACTACTTCCTCACGAAGCTGGACGTGCTGTCCGGCCTGGAGAAGGTGCCGGTGTGCGTGGGCTACGAAGTCGACGGGTTCCGCACGCAGGACATGCCGATGACGCAGACCGACGTGCACCACGCGATCCCGATCTACGAAGAGCACCCCGGCTGGTTCGAGGACATCTCGGCGTGCCGCACGTTCGAGGAGCTCCCGGCGAACGCGCGTGCGTACGTCGAGCGCCTGGAAGAGCTGTCGGGCGCCCGGATCTCGGCGATCGGTGTGGGCCCGGGCCGCGAGCAGACGATCGTCCGCCACGAGTTCGTCTGA
- a CDS encoding cation:proton antiporter translates to MEILTLMGVLAGSLALTALARRYNLSAPLLVVVVALGVALIPGVPRFELAPELVLTVVLPPLLYSTSLESSLTHFKNSLRPIVALGVVLVAVTAVVVAVVVHLLLPEVPFASALVLGAVVAPPDAVTAVAIGRKLGLPRRLMTVLTGESLVNDAAALTLYKVALAAVAGTAGSAGHGFAVFGVATVLGIAVGLAIGAAVVLVRRLLDDPLLESAFGIVVPFGAYVTAEHLHPFGAEFSGSGVLAVVAAGLYLGHRSLYASPATRMQDRSVWASIDVLLEALVFALMGLQLPFVLDGAQHAARDNGTLALVAVVVLVVTMLVRIPAVFVFAFLPRTLRLFGRGRPAPPWRSLAVLSWTGMRGVVTLAAAAGVPAGTPGREEIQLFAFAVAIGTVLIQGLTLPPLIRVLKVQDPSEASRDEAEELAAREVAQKAAHERLREISRDRLAALDLPPEKIDRLKQRLERLVDTRYRFAKAAITLTGEERSGSPQAQYAKARRELLITQRKAMLQENRAGRLDDEILRKVLRELDLEELSVTTNLTNRMS, encoded by the coding sequence GTGGAGATCCTGACGCTGATGGGCGTGCTCGCGGGCTCGCTGGCGCTGACCGCGCTCGCCCGGCGCTACAACCTGTCCGCGCCGCTGCTGGTGGTGGTCGTCGCGCTCGGGGTCGCGCTGATCCCCGGCGTGCCGCGGTTCGAGCTGGCACCCGAGCTGGTGCTCACCGTCGTGCTGCCACCGCTGCTCTATTCGACGTCGCTGGAAAGCTCGCTGACGCACTTCAAGAACAGCCTGCGCCCGATCGTCGCGCTGGGCGTGGTGCTGGTGGCGGTGACCGCGGTGGTCGTCGCGGTCGTCGTGCACCTGCTGCTGCCGGAAGTGCCGTTCGCGTCGGCGCTGGTCCTCGGCGCGGTGGTGGCGCCGCCGGACGCGGTGACGGCGGTGGCGATCGGGCGCAAGCTCGGGCTGCCGCGCCGGCTGATGACCGTGCTGACCGGGGAAAGCCTGGTCAACGACGCCGCCGCGCTGACGCTCTACAAGGTCGCGCTGGCCGCGGTCGCGGGGACGGCGGGCTCGGCCGGGCACGGGTTCGCGGTGTTCGGGGTGGCGACCGTGCTGGGCATCGCGGTCGGCCTGGCGATCGGCGCGGCCGTGGTGCTGGTCCGCCGGCTGCTCGACGACCCGCTGCTGGAGTCGGCGTTCGGGATCGTCGTGCCGTTCGGCGCGTACGTCACCGCCGAGCACCTGCACCCGTTCGGCGCGGAGTTCAGCGGGTCGGGCGTGCTCGCCGTCGTCGCCGCGGGGCTCTACCTGGGGCACCGCTCGCTGTACGCGTCCCCCGCGACGCGCATGCAGGACAGATCGGTGTGGGCGTCGATCGACGTCCTGCTGGAGGCGCTGGTGTTCGCGCTGATGGGGCTGCAGCTGCCGTTCGTGCTCGACGGCGCCCAGCACGCGGCCCGCGACAACGGGACGCTCGCGCTGGTCGCGGTGGTCGTGCTGGTGGTGACGATGCTGGTGCGGATCCCGGCGGTGTTCGTCTTCGCGTTCCTGCCGCGGACGTTGCGGCTGTTCGGCCGCGGCCGGCCCGCCCCGCCGTGGCGGTCGCTGGCGGTGCTTTCGTGGACCGGCATGCGCGGCGTCGTGACGCTGGCCGCGGCCGCCGGTGTCCCCGCCGGTACGCCGGGGCGCGAGGAGATCCAGCTGTTCGCGTTCGCCGTGGCGATCGGGACGGTGCTGATCCAGGGGCTGACGCTGCCGCCGCTGATCCGCGTGCTGAAGGTGCAGGACCCGTCGGAGGCGTCGCGCGACGAAGCCGAAGAGCTGGCCGCCCGCGAGGTCGCCCAGAAGGCGGCGCACGAACGGCTGCGCGAGATCAGCCGCGACCGGCTCGCCGCGCTGGACCTGCCGCCCGAGAAGATCGACCGGCTGAAGCAGCGCCTGGAACGGCTCGTCGACACGCGCTACCGGTTCGCGAAGGCGGCGATCACGTTGACGGGCGAGGAGCGGTCCGGAAGCCCGCAGGCGCAGTACGCGAAGGCGCGGCGGGAGCTCCTGATCACGCAGCGCAAGGCAATGCTCCAGGAGAACCGCGCGGGCCGGCTCGACGACGAGATCCTGCGGAAGGTGTTGCGGGAGCTGGACCTCGAGGAGCTCTCGGTGACGACGAACCTCACGAACCGGATGAGCTGA